The Phoenix dactylifera cultivar Barhee BC4 chromosome 17, palm_55x_up_171113_PBpolish2nd_filt_p, whole genome shotgun sequence genome contains a region encoding:
- the LOC103705478 gene encoding protein DETOXIFICATION 35, whose amino-acid sequence MDTLLLLNGEGRMKTGGEMVVAKADGGNDEELGTAGDEAAAEVPDIPQVRNLGDAWEVFVGESKRLWLIALPIGLSVVCLYGMNSTTQIFVGHLGNLQLSAVAIGLSVISNFSFGFLLGMGSALETLCGQAFGAGQVEMLGVYLQRSWIILFATSFLLCPLYIFSTPILKLLGQEDQIAELAGKFTVSIIPQMFALAVNFPTQKFLQAQSKVAVLAWIGIVSLLIHIGLLALFVLVFKWGMGGAAAAFNISSWMVSIAQVIYVVGWCKEGWTGLSWSAFRDMWAFVKLSLASAVMICLEIWYMMVLVVLTGHLNDAEIAVGSISICMNINGWEGMVFIGLNAAISVRVSNELGCGRPRATKYAVIVVIVESLMIGILAMITILVTRNSFSVIFTSDRDLQRAVADIAYLLGITMVLNSVQPVISGVAVGGGWQALVAYINLACYYIFGLPFGFLLGYRFHQGVQGIWVGMISGTAIQTLILLLIVWKTDWKAEAEQASERVRLWGGQDEPEKLQT is encoded by the exons ATGGACACGCTACTTCTATTGAACGGCGAGGGGCGGATGAAGACGGGAGGAGAGATGGTGGTGGCGAAGGCGGACGGCGGGAACGACGAGGAGCTCGGGACGGCTGGGGATGAGGCGGCAGCGGAGGTGCCGGACATCCCACAGGTGAGGAATTTGGGCGACGCGTGGGAGGTGTTCGTCGGGGAGTCGAAGCGGCTGTGGCTGATCGCGTTGCCAATCGGGTTGAGCGTGGTCTGTCTCTACGGGATGAATTCCACCACCCAGATCTTCGTCGGCCACCTCGGCAACCTCCAGCTCTCCGCCGTTGCCATTGGCCTCTCCGTCATCTCTAACTTCTCTTTCGGTTTTCTC ctTGGCATGGGGAGCGCACTAGAGACGCTATGTGGGCAGGCCTTTGGTGCTGGCCAGGTTGAAATGCTCGGCGTCTACTTGCAGCGGTCGTGGATCATCCTCTTCGCCACTTCGTTCCTCTTGTGCCCACTCTACATCTTCTCAACCCCCATCCTGAAGCTTCTCGGCCAGGAAGACCAAATCGCCGAGCTTGCCGGCAAATTCACTGTCAGCATCATCCCCCAAATGTTTGCATTGGCCGTCAACTTTCCAACCCAGAAGTTTCTTCAAGCTCAGAGCAAGGTTGCGGTGCTAGCTTGGATCGGCATCGTGTCTCTCTTAATTCATATCGGGTTGCTGGCCCTCTTCGTCTTAGTCTTCAAATGGGGCATGGGCGGCGCCGCTGCGGCTTTCAACAtctcatcttggatggtctCCATAGCTCAGGTCATATATGTTGTAGGCTGGTGCAAGGAGGGGTGGACCGGGCTATCATGGTCTGCCTTCAGGGATATGTGGGCGTTTGTGAAGCTGTCGCTTGCTTCTGCTGTGATGATATGCCTCGAAATTTGGTacatgatggttcttgtggtgctCACCGGTCACCTCAACGATGCCGAGATCGCCGTTGGGTCCATTTCTATCTG CATGAACATAAATGGTTGGGAAGGCATGGTTTTCATCGGACTTAATGCTGCTATAAG TGTTCGGGTCTCCAATGAGCTTGGCTGCGGTCGCCCTAGAGCCACCAAATATGCTGTCATTGTGGTGATTGTCGAATCTCTCATGATTGGAATCCTTGCTATGATCACGATTCTAGTGACAAGGAACTCTTTCAGCGTCATATTTACTAGCGATAGAGATTTACAACGAGCTGTTGCAGATATAGCCTACCTTCTCGGCATCACTATGGTGCTTAATAGCGTCCAGCCGGTGATATCAG GGGTTGCTGTTGGAGGTGGCTGGCAAGCTCTGGTGGCTTATATTAATTTGGCTTGCTACTATATTTTTGGGCTTCCTTTTGGGTTCCTTCTAGGCTACCGGTTTCACCAGGGAGTGCAG GGAATTTGGGTTGGCATGATTTCTGGAACTGCAATTCAGACATTGATTTTATTGTTAATAGTTTGGAAAACCGATTGGAAGGCCGAG GCAGAACAAGCTTCGGAGCGTGTGCGGTTGTGGGGTGGACAAGATGAACCTGAAAAGTTACAAACATGA
- the LOC103705481 gene encoding puromycin-sensitive aminopeptidase isoform X2, whose protein sequence is MDTPKEILLKDYKKPDYLFDTVDLRFQLDEDKTIVSSKIAVLPRIEGVSCPLVLHGHDLKLLSIKVDGKDLKKEEFQLDMRQLTLASPPTSAFTLEIVTEIYPQNNTSLEGLYKSSGNFCTQCEAEGFRKITFYQDRPDVMAKYSCRIEADKTLYPVLLSNGNLIEHGGLEDGKHYALWVDPFKKPSYLFALVAGQLESRDDTFVTRSGRKVSLRIWTPSHDVPKTAHAMYSLKSAMKWDEEVFGLEYDLDLFNIVAVPDFNMGAMENKSLNLFNSKLVLASPETATDADYAAILGVIGHEYFHNWTGNRVTCRDWFQLSLKEGLTVFRDQEFSSDMGSRTVKRIADVSRLRNYQFPQDAGPMAHPVRPHSYIKMDNFYTVTVYEKGAEVVRMYKTLLGSSGFRKGMDLYFKRHDGQAVTCEDFFAAMRDANDADLSNFLLWYSQAGTPYVKVTSSYDPDAHTYTLRFSQEVPPTPGQPVKEPMFIPVAIGLLDSSGKDMPLTTVYNDGMMQTITSNNQPVSTTVLQVKKKEEEFVFSDIPERPIPSVLRGYSAPVRLDSDLTDSDLLFLLAHDSDEFNRWEAGQVLARKLMLSLVADFQQKETLVLNPKFVDGIRSILCNSTLDKEFIAKAITLPGEGEIMDMMAVADPDAVHAVRSFIKKQLALQLKKEFLATLIDNRNSGPYVFNHHDMALRALKNTSLAYLASLDEPELTELALHEYKSATNMTEQFAALTAIAQNPGQVRDDVLSDFYSRWQHDFLVVNKWFALQAMSDIPGNVVNVQKLLNHPAFDLRNPNKVYSLIGGFCGSPVNFHAKDGSGYKFLGEIVLQLDKLNPQVASRMVSAFSRWRRYDETRQTLAKAQLEMIMSANGLSENVYEIASKSLAA, encoded by the exons ATGGATACCCCAAAAGAGATCCTCTTGAAGGACTACAAGAAGCCTGATTATCTCTTTGACACG GTGGATTTGAGATTTCAATTGGATGAGGATAAAACTATTGTATCGTCAAAGATAGCTGTTTTACCCAGAATTGAAG GTGTTTCTTGTCCTTTGGTCCTTCATGGGCACGATCTTAAGCTATTATCAATTAAAGTTGATGGCAAGGACCTGAAG AAAGAAGAATTCCAGCTGGACATGCGTCAACTGACACTGGCGTCACCACCCACCAGTGCATTTACTCTGGAAATTGTTACAGAGATATATCCTCAGAACAATACATCTTTGGAG GGTCTTTATAAATCCTCTGGGAATTTTTGTACGCAATGTGAAGCAGAAGGTTTTCGGAAAATCACTTTTTACCAG GATCGCCCTGATGTGATGGCAAAATATTCTTGTCGAATTGAAGCGGATAAGACACTGTATCCAGTACTATTATCTAATGGGAATCTCATAGAGCACGGGGGCCTTGAG GATGGTAAACATTATGCTCTTTGGGTGGACCCCTTTAAAAAACCCAGCTACTTGTTTGCATTAGTTGCTGGACAGTTAGAAAGCAGAGATGACACATTTGTAACTCGCTCCGGCCGGAAGGTTTCTTTGAGGATCTGGACCCCTTCGCATGATGTACCTAAAACGGCTCATGCGATGTATTCTCTCAAGTCAGCTATGAAATGGGATGAGGAA GTCTTTGGTCTTGAATATGACCTTGATTTGTTCAACATTGTGGCTGTTCCTGATTTTAACAT GGGGGCCATGGAAAACAAGAGCCTGAAT CTATTCAACTCTAAACTTGTCTTGGCATCACCTGAAACTGCTACAGATGCAGACTATGCTGCAATCTTGGGAGTAATTGGTCATGAG TATTTCCACAACTGGACTGGCAACAG AGTGACATGCCGTGACTGGTTCCAGCTCAGTCTAAAGGAAGGCCTCACTGTCTTTAGAGATCAG GAGTTTTCATCTGACATGGGCAGCCGCACAGTTAAGCGCATAGCTGATGTTTCAAGACTTCGGAATTACCAATTTCCACAG GATGCTGGTCCAATGGCTCACCCTGTTCGGCCACATTCATATATTAAG ATGGACAACTTCTATACCG TGACG GTGTATGAGAAG GGAGCTGAAGTTGTTAGAATGTACAAAACCTTGCTTGGAAGTTCAGGTTTCCGGAAG GGCATGGACCTATATTTCAAAAGACATGATGGACAAGCTGTGACCTGTGAAGATTTCTTTGCTGCAATGCGTGATGCAAATGATGCTGACCTCTCTAACTTTTTGTTGTG GTATTCTCAAGCTGGGACGCCCTATGTTAAGGTTACTTCATCTTATGATCCTGATGCTCATACATATACTTTGAGGTTCAG TCAAGAAGTGCCACCAACTCCTGGTCAACCAGTGAAAGAACCAATGTTTATACCTGTTGCTATTGGACTTCTTGACTCAAGTGGAAAAGACATGCCCCTCACTACCGTTTATAATGATGGGATGATGCAGACAATCACAAGCAACAACCAACCAGTCTCCACAACAGTACTTCAAGTTAAGAAG AAGGAAGAAGAGTTCGTGTTTTCTGATATACCTGAGCGGCCAATCCCTTCTGTGTTGCGGGGTTACAGCGCACCTGTTCGTCTTGATTCTGATCTTACAGACAGTGATCTGCTTTTCCTACTCGCACATGATTCTGATGAATTCAACCG ATGGGAGGCTGGTCAGGTATTGGCGAGGAAACTGATGCTCAGTCTTGTAGCAGACTTCCAGCAAAAGGAAACATTGGTTCTGAACCCAAAGTTTGTGGATGGGATTAGAAGCATCCTCTGTAATTCAACCTTGGATAAA GAATTTATTGCAAAGGCAATTACTTTGCCTGGTGAAGGGGAGATCATGGACATGATGGCTGTTGCAGATCCAGATGCTGTTCATGCTGTCCGCTCTTTCATTAAGAAGCAGCTTGCTCTCCAGCTAAAGAAAGAGTTCTTAGCCACT CTTATTGACAACAGAAATTCAGGTCCTTATGTTTTCAACCATCATGATATGGCTCTTCGTGCACTGAAAAACACCTCTCTTG CCTATCTCGCTTCTTTGGATGAACCAGAGCTCACAGAACTTGCATTGCATGAGTACAAGTCTGCAACAAACATGACTGAACAGTTTGCTGCTCTAACAGCCATAGCCCAAAATCCAGGTCAAGTCCGTGATGATGTTCTCTCTGATTTCTATAGCAGGTGGCAGCATGACTTTCTG GTTGTAAATAAATGGTTTGCTCTCCAAGCCATGTCAGACATTCCTGGAAATGTTGTTAATGTCCAGAAGTTGCTGAACCATCCTGCCTTTGACTTGCGAAATCCAAACAAG GTATACTCACTAATTGGAGGTTTTTGTGGATCACCTGTGAACTTTCATGCAAAAGATGGGTCAGGCTACAAATTTTTGGGAGAAATAGTGTTGCAGTTGGATAAATTGAACCCTCAG GTGGCCTCCCGCATGGTGTCAGCCTTCTCGAGATGGAGGCGATATGATGAGACTAGACAAACACTTGCTAAG GCACAATTGGAGATGATAATGTCAGCAAATGGGCTTTCTGAGAACGTCTATGAGATTGCATCCAAGAGTTTGGCTGCATGA
- the LOC103705479 gene encoding ubiquitin-conjugating enzyme E2 4-like isoform X1, with amino-acid sequence MSSPSKRREMDLMKLMMSDYKVEMINDGMQEFYVDFHGPKESLYQGGVWKIRVELPDAYPYRSPSIGFVTKICHPNVDEMSGSVCLDVINQTWSPMFDLVNVFEVFLPQLLLYPNPSDPLNGEAAALMMRDRPAYEQKVKEYCEKYAKPEDAGAPPEEQSSDEELSEDESGSTDEDSVPGNPDP; translated from the exons ATGTCTTCTCCCAGCAAGCGCCGTGAAATGGACCTGATGAAACT GATGATGAGTGATTACAAAGTGGAGATGATAAACGATGGGATGCAGGAGTTCTACGTTGATTTCCATGGACCCAAAGAAA GTCTTTATCAGGGGGGTGTGTGGAAGATCAGGGTGGAATTGCCAGATGCGTACCCTTACAGGTCTCCTTCTATTGGATTTGTCACTAAGATCTGTCATCCTAATGTAGATGAAAT GTCTGGTTCAGTTTGCTTGGATGTCATCAACCAGACGTGGAGCCCCATGTTTG ATCTTGTAAATGTTTTCGAAGTTTTTCTCCCACAGCTACTTTTGTACCCCAACCCATCTGATCCGCTAAATGGAGAAGCTGCTGCACTCATGATGCGTGATCGACCTGCTTACGAACAAAAAGTGAAAG AATATTGCGAGAAATATGCAAAGCCTGAAGATGCTGGTGCTCCCCCAGAAGAACAATCAAGTGATGAAGAGCTGAGCGAAGATGAGAGTGGTTCCACTGATGAGGATTCAGTGCCTGGGAATCCAGATCCTTAA
- the LOC103705479 gene encoding ubiquitin-conjugating enzyme E2 4-like isoform X2: MSSPSKRREMDLMKLMMSDYKVEMINDGMQEFYVDFHGPKESLYQGGVWKIRVELPDAYPYRSPSIGFVTKICHPNVDEMSGSVCLDVINQTWSPMFDLVNVFEVFLPQLLLYPNPSDPLNGEAAALMMRDRPAYEQKVKGCTDRMTAHLQIGLQHK, from the exons ATGTCTTCTCCCAGCAAGCGCCGTGAAATGGACCTGATGAAACT GATGATGAGTGATTACAAAGTGGAGATGATAAACGATGGGATGCAGGAGTTCTACGTTGATTTCCATGGACCCAAAGAAA GTCTTTATCAGGGGGGTGTGTGGAAGATCAGGGTGGAATTGCCAGATGCGTACCCTTACAGGTCTCCTTCTATTGGATTTGTCACTAAGATCTGTCATCCTAATGTAGATGAAAT GTCTGGTTCAGTTTGCTTGGATGTCATCAACCAGACGTGGAGCCCCATGTTTG ATCTTGTAAATGTTTTCGAAGTTTTTCTCCCACAGCTACTTTTGTACCCCAACCCATCTGATCCGCTAAATGGAGAAGCTGCTGCACTCATGATGCGTGATCGACCTGCTTACGAACAAAAAGTGAAAG GGTGTACAGATAGGATGACTGCCCACCTCCAGATTGGCCTTCAACATAAATG A
- the LOC103705481 gene encoding puromycin-sensitive aminopeptidase isoform X1: MARLVGPCKGSSLVKPGFLGLFSSFHIQYRHCCSSLHYPTKNYLTKNHCNNILNVSKEGTYWRRNLFPVSSPWGRFTGRRLTCSVATEPLPSQTEASKMDTPKEILLKDYKKPDYLFDTVDLRFQLDEDKTIVSSKIAVLPRIEGVSCPLVLHGHDLKLLSIKVDGKDLKKEEFQLDMRQLTLASPPTSAFTLEIVTEIYPQNNTSLEGLYKSSGNFCTQCEAEGFRKITFYQDRPDVMAKYSCRIEADKTLYPVLLSNGNLIEHGGLEDGKHYALWVDPFKKPSYLFALVAGQLESRDDTFVTRSGRKVSLRIWTPSHDVPKTAHAMYSLKSAMKWDEEVFGLEYDLDLFNIVAVPDFNMGAMENKSLNLFNSKLVLASPETATDADYAAILGVIGHEYFHNWTGNRVTCRDWFQLSLKEGLTVFRDQEFSSDMGSRTVKRIADVSRLRNYQFPQDAGPMAHPVRPHSYIKMDNFYTVTVYEKGAEVVRMYKTLLGSSGFRKGMDLYFKRHDGQAVTCEDFFAAMRDANDADLSNFLLWYSQAGTPYVKVTSSYDPDAHTYTLRFSQEVPPTPGQPVKEPMFIPVAIGLLDSSGKDMPLTTVYNDGMMQTITSNNQPVSTTVLQVKKKEEEFVFSDIPERPIPSVLRGYSAPVRLDSDLTDSDLLFLLAHDSDEFNRWEAGQVLARKLMLSLVADFQQKETLVLNPKFVDGIRSILCNSTLDKEFIAKAITLPGEGEIMDMMAVADPDAVHAVRSFIKKQLALQLKKEFLATLIDNRNSGPYVFNHHDMALRALKNTSLAYLASLDEPELTELALHEYKSATNMTEQFAALTAIAQNPGQVRDDVLSDFYSRWQHDFLVVNKWFALQAMSDIPGNVVNVQKLLNHPAFDLRNPNKVYSLIGGFCGSPVNFHAKDGSGYKFLGEIVLQLDKLNPQVASRMVSAFSRWRRYDETRQTLAKAQLEMIMSANGLSENVYEIASKSLAA, encoded by the exons ATGGCTCGTTTGGTAGGTCCGTGCAAAGGTTCGAGTTTGGTAAAGCCCGGGTTTCTCGGCTTGTTCTCGTCCTTTCAT ATTCAATATAGGCATTGCTGTTCTTCATTGCACTATCCAACAAAAAATTACTTGACAAAGAACCACTGTAACAATATTTTAAACGTCAGCAAGGAG GGTACATATTGGAGGAGAAATCTGTTTCCTGTCTCTTCACCT TGGGGAAGGTTTACTGGCAGAAGGTTAACTTGTTCAGTTGCAACAGAACCCCTACCATCTCAGACGGAGGCGTCAAAGATGGATACCCCAAAAGAGATCCTCTTGAAGGACTACAAGAAGCCTGATTATCTCTTTGACACG GTGGATTTGAGATTTCAATTGGATGAGGATAAAACTATTGTATCGTCAAAGATAGCTGTTTTACCCAGAATTGAAG GTGTTTCTTGTCCTTTGGTCCTTCATGGGCACGATCTTAAGCTATTATCAATTAAAGTTGATGGCAAGGACCTGAAG AAAGAAGAATTCCAGCTGGACATGCGTCAACTGACACTGGCGTCACCACCCACCAGTGCATTTACTCTGGAAATTGTTACAGAGATATATCCTCAGAACAATACATCTTTGGAG GGTCTTTATAAATCCTCTGGGAATTTTTGTACGCAATGTGAAGCAGAAGGTTTTCGGAAAATCACTTTTTACCAG GATCGCCCTGATGTGATGGCAAAATATTCTTGTCGAATTGAAGCGGATAAGACACTGTATCCAGTACTATTATCTAATGGGAATCTCATAGAGCACGGGGGCCTTGAG GATGGTAAACATTATGCTCTTTGGGTGGACCCCTTTAAAAAACCCAGCTACTTGTTTGCATTAGTTGCTGGACAGTTAGAAAGCAGAGATGACACATTTGTAACTCGCTCCGGCCGGAAGGTTTCTTTGAGGATCTGGACCCCTTCGCATGATGTACCTAAAACGGCTCATGCGATGTATTCTCTCAAGTCAGCTATGAAATGGGATGAGGAA GTCTTTGGTCTTGAATATGACCTTGATTTGTTCAACATTGTGGCTGTTCCTGATTTTAACAT GGGGGCCATGGAAAACAAGAGCCTGAAT CTATTCAACTCTAAACTTGTCTTGGCATCACCTGAAACTGCTACAGATGCAGACTATGCTGCAATCTTGGGAGTAATTGGTCATGAG TATTTCCACAACTGGACTGGCAACAG AGTGACATGCCGTGACTGGTTCCAGCTCAGTCTAAAGGAAGGCCTCACTGTCTTTAGAGATCAG GAGTTTTCATCTGACATGGGCAGCCGCACAGTTAAGCGCATAGCTGATGTTTCAAGACTTCGGAATTACCAATTTCCACAG GATGCTGGTCCAATGGCTCACCCTGTTCGGCCACATTCATATATTAAG ATGGACAACTTCTATACCG TGACG GTGTATGAGAAG GGAGCTGAAGTTGTTAGAATGTACAAAACCTTGCTTGGAAGTTCAGGTTTCCGGAAG GGCATGGACCTATATTTCAAAAGACATGATGGACAAGCTGTGACCTGTGAAGATTTCTTTGCTGCAATGCGTGATGCAAATGATGCTGACCTCTCTAACTTTTTGTTGTG GTATTCTCAAGCTGGGACGCCCTATGTTAAGGTTACTTCATCTTATGATCCTGATGCTCATACATATACTTTGAGGTTCAG TCAAGAAGTGCCACCAACTCCTGGTCAACCAGTGAAAGAACCAATGTTTATACCTGTTGCTATTGGACTTCTTGACTCAAGTGGAAAAGACATGCCCCTCACTACCGTTTATAATGATGGGATGATGCAGACAATCACAAGCAACAACCAACCAGTCTCCACAACAGTACTTCAAGTTAAGAAG AAGGAAGAAGAGTTCGTGTTTTCTGATATACCTGAGCGGCCAATCCCTTCTGTGTTGCGGGGTTACAGCGCACCTGTTCGTCTTGATTCTGATCTTACAGACAGTGATCTGCTTTTCCTACTCGCACATGATTCTGATGAATTCAACCG ATGGGAGGCTGGTCAGGTATTGGCGAGGAAACTGATGCTCAGTCTTGTAGCAGACTTCCAGCAAAAGGAAACATTGGTTCTGAACCCAAAGTTTGTGGATGGGATTAGAAGCATCCTCTGTAATTCAACCTTGGATAAA GAATTTATTGCAAAGGCAATTACTTTGCCTGGTGAAGGGGAGATCATGGACATGATGGCTGTTGCAGATCCAGATGCTGTTCATGCTGTCCGCTCTTTCATTAAGAAGCAGCTTGCTCTCCAGCTAAAGAAAGAGTTCTTAGCCACT CTTATTGACAACAGAAATTCAGGTCCTTATGTTTTCAACCATCATGATATGGCTCTTCGTGCACTGAAAAACACCTCTCTTG CCTATCTCGCTTCTTTGGATGAACCAGAGCTCACAGAACTTGCATTGCATGAGTACAAGTCTGCAACAAACATGACTGAACAGTTTGCTGCTCTAACAGCCATAGCCCAAAATCCAGGTCAAGTCCGTGATGATGTTCTCTCTGATTTCTATAGCAGGTGGCAGCATGACTTTCTG GTTGTAAATAAATGGTTTGCTCTCCAAGCCATGTCAGACATTCCTGGAAATGTTGTTAATGTCCAGAAGTTGCTGAACCATCCTGCCTTTGACTTGCGAAATCCAAACAAG GTATACTCACTAATTGGAGGTTTTTGTGGATCACCTGTGAACTTTCATGCAAAAGATGGGTCAGGCTACAAATTTTTGGGAGAAATAGTGTTGCAGTTGGATAAATTGAACCCTCAG GTGGCCTCCCGCATGGTGTCAGCCTTCTCGAGATGGAGGCGATATGATGAGACTAGACAAACACTTGCTAAG GCACAATTGGAGATGATAATGTCAGCAAATGGGCTTTCTGAGAACGTCTATGAGATTGCATCCAAGAGTTTGGCTGCATGA